The genomic region gagctctaatcctaaTCTTAAAGAGCCTTTATCTGAACCGGAGCGCTCTcttagattgctaaggaggCGTATGCAGGCagtagaggaggagattgaagCAGAGATTCCTGTTCGTGAAACTAGTGAGATGGAGAACCACAATGCAAATGGAGGTAATGATGAAAGGaccatgtacgagtttgctaggcCTCTCTATGGACGCAAATCGATAGTGAGGCCTCCCGTGGcggccaataattttgaaataaagccgaatgtaatccagatgatccagaatacggtgcaatttggaggattgGCGAGCGAAGATCCGAACGAGCATATCGCTAACTTTTTGGAAATATGTGATACCTTTAAGATTAATGGaacaactgatgatgccatacGGTTGAGgctatttcctttttccttgagggatagagcgAAAAGATGGCTGCAGTCCTTGCCACCGAAAACGATCACTACCTGGACTTCTTTGGCTGAAAAGTTTTtgaataagtattttcctcctgcTAAGACTGCTCAAATGTGAAATAacatatcttattttatgcaGGGTGAAGGAGAACCGATGTACGAAGCCTGGGAGCGCTTCAAGGACTTGTTAAGGTGTTGCCCACACCATGGTCTTCCTCTCTGGATGCAAGTGCAGACATTCTATAGTGGCATGAATACAGCCACTAGACAAATGGTAGATGCAGCTGCAGGGGGAGCTATTAATAGTAAAACAGCCGAGCAAGCCCAGGATTTGATAGAAGAGATGGCCACCAACACTTATCAGTGGCAAATTCCACGGGCTAGAGGTCCAAGGCCCGTTGTATATCGAGTGGCGGATCCTACAAAGCAACCTTGGCGCACAAGTAGAGCTACTTTCCAAAAGATAGAACAACTTCGGATCTGCGGTCCAAGCGATTCGGCCGGATGTGAATTCTGTGGTGGACCACATTACAATGCCAATTgtaatgcgggaggtatgtttgcatcTTCTATGCCTACTAATGTTTCTAACGTTGAGCATGTTGATTATGTAGGTAGGCATCAGAATGATCCCtacagcaatacatacaacccaggGTAGAGGAATCATCCtaattttggatggaggaactCTAATAACCAAGGTCCACCAGGATACTAGAGGTTGCATCAGCAGCAACCTATGCAATCTATTCCCCATCAACTAGGAGGTAGTTAAGAGAAGAAACCTAACTTGGaagagttgatgatgaagttcaTTGCAACTTTGAGAATGATTTCGACGAACAAACACCTTTGCGGGTTCGAATCAACAAGCTTCAATTCAGAACTTAGAAACTCAAATTGGGCAGTTCTCTAGGATGATGACTGAGAGGCAGCCAGGCACGCTTCCAAGTAACACAGAGTCTAATCCAAGGGAGCATGCCAAAGCAATTACTTTGAGATCAGGTAAGGAACTTACGAGCTCATTTAAGCCTTTCGCTAATAATGATTCTAATGTGCAGGTGGATGAGTCGGAAAGAAAGACAAGCctcaagagaaagaaaagggagcaacAAGAGAAGGAGGATTCAAGAAGATTCCCTTGAGGCCATACCAACCTCCCATTCCATATCCTGCAAAACGCAAGCAGGATAAAGTTGATCAGcaatttggtaaatttttagatctttttaaacaattgCGGATTAACTTGTCgtttgttgaagctatttcgcagatgccaaagtatgcaaagtttttaaaagaaatcctaagcaacaagaggaagttagaGGATTTGGGATTGGTGACCTTGAATGCGAATGCTCGGCAGTTGTTTCGGAGCAAGATTCAAGTCAAATGATGCGacccagggagttttactataccttatttgattggagataaattgaaattgctagcattagctgatttgggagGTAGCATCAATTTGATGCCTAGTTCATTGTTTGAGGAGTTAGGACTAAGCACTTCTAAGCTAACTCCTACCAGGATGAGTATACAACTAGCGTATATAATCGCTAAGTACCCGAAAGGGATTATAGAAGATGTGCTAGTTAAagttaacaaatttatatttcctgtggaTTTTGTTGTCATGGATATGAATGGTGAGAGTGATGTCCCATTGATCCTAGGTAGACCATTTTTAGCTACATCTAAAGCTTTGATAGATGTTAGTAGCGGAAAGCTGGAActtagggtagatgatgagagCATTACATTTGATTTGACTAAATCCTTGAGATACCCATATGAGCATGATGGTACTGTCTATTCGATTGattttatcaatgatattGTGGAATCTCAATTCGCGGAAATAATgattgatgatcctttgcaagtggcaatgcaagaaaatgagGACAATTTATCCAATGAACAAGTGTTGGAGTAGCTAGAGCACTTATTAGCTgctgatgttgatgatgaaaaGACTGATGGTTTTGTTGATCTTGACAAGTCAAGAGTAAAGAAGCTGAAGCCTTCTTTGGAGGAGCCGCCTGCTCTTGAATTGAAAGAGTTGCCGAGCGCACTTAATATATGCCTACCTAGATGAAGCAAAGCACTTACCGCTATTATTTCCGCTTATCTCACACCCgaggagagggagatggtGCTGTGCATTTTGAGAAGGTATGCAAAGGCATTTTATAAGACGGCCTGACATACCGTGAATAAACCCGAGTTACCTGCCTTTCATAAGATTTTGATGGAGGATGAGTTCAAACCGGTGGTGCAAACCTTAAAGGCGGTTGAACCCTcatatgaaagaggtggttaAAAAGaggtaattaaattaaacttcttgCTCAAAGTGAGTCTGTGTGGTTCCTAAGAAAGGGGGCATGGCGATTATggtgaaaatgaaaaggaggAGTCGATCCCACCCGAGCGGTAAGGCTTTCAGTTTGCATAGACTATCGACGCTTGAATGACGCAACCCGAAAAGACCACTTTCCCCTTCCTTTTATCGATCAAATGCTTGAGAGGCTTTCAGGCCATAAGTATTACTATTTCCTTGACGGTGTTTCTggttattttcagattcccATAGCACCAgaagaccaagagaagacgacATTCACTTATCCTTATGGCACATTTGCCTATAGGAGGATGCTGTTTGGCTTATGTAATGCGCCTGCGACCTTTCAGCggtgtatgatggccattttccatgacatgatagaggagtcgatggaggtcttcatggatgacttctctgtattcggtaactctttttcccattgtttgaaaattttggaaaggatgttagctaggtgtattgAAGCTAACCTGGTGTTGAATTAgaaaaaatgtcattttatggtccaAGAGGGTATAGTCTTAGGACATAaagtgtcacatgcagggTTGGAAGTAGATAGAGCTAAAGTGGAAGTTATAAGTAAACTACCCCCCCTACTTCGGTTAGGGTTATTAGAAGTTTCTTAGGGCATGCAGGGTTTTATAGAAGGTTTATTAAGGACTTTTCTAAGATCGCTAGGCCTTTAACTCAATTACtagtaaaagatataccttttgaatttgatgatgaCTATTTAAgagcttttgagttattaaaggaaaattaaCCACGGCTCCCATCATGGTTTCTCCCGATCGAGAGCCGCCTTCGAGAttatgtgcgatgctagtgattttgcagCTTGGAGCCGTTTTTAGGCCAGCAAGGAGAAGAAATTCCAACCTATTCACTACACTAGCAAGACACTTATGGGTGCCCAAGAACACTATACAACCATGTAGAATGAGCTCCTAGTCGCCGTGTTCGCTTTGACAAATTCGCTCCTACCAGGCCACAAAGACAATTGTTTACACGGATCATTCGCtttaaggtatttattttcaaagcatgaTTCTAAGCCAAGATTGATTCGTTGGGTTCTTCTATTACAGGAATTTGACTTGGAAATTAAGGATAAACAAGGAGTCGAAAATCTTGCAAGTATACCATCTTTCTCGATTGAGAACCCGTGACTTGGAGGAGCTTTAATGAGCAAGAGATCGATGACTTCTTTTCGGATGAGCACTTATGCTCAATGCAGGTGGCAAATGATATTCCTTGGTTTTCCGATTATGCAAATTATTTGGCTGCAAGGGTACTCCTGCGAGAGGATCggccaaagaaagaaagaaattttcaCGACTAAGTATTACATTTGGGACGACCCCttcttatttagaatttgttcATATCAAATTATCAGGAGGTGTGTAAATGGGGAggagatcattcaaattctcaAGCATTGTCATGAGGGACCGGTTGGTGGACACCAAGCTGCAAATCATACGGCCAGAAAGGTTATGGATGCTGGTTTTTATTGGCCGACTATCTTCCAGGATGCACGAGCTTATGTccaggtttgtgatgcatgccaaCGGTTAGGTAATATTTTTGCCCGAGATGAAATGCCCCAACATAGTATACAAGTGTTggaaatttttgatgtttggggcattgattttatgggtccttttccttcttcgtaTGGATGTAAGTATATAATGCTGgctattgaatatttttctaaatggcCTGAGGCACAAGCCTTGCCTACTAATGATGCTAGGGTAGTTGTGAGGTTCCTTAAGAGATTATTCTTTAGGTTTGGAACACCTCGAGCATTAATTAGTAATAGGGGAACCCATTTCTGTAATTCTCAACTTGAGAAAGTGCTGAAAAGATATGGAGTATCTCAGCGATTCTCCATaccttatcacccacaaacgagtgggcaagtagaggttactaataggggaCTCAAGCGTATTTTAGAGAAGACTGTAGGAGCCAGCAGGAAAGATTGGACTATAAAGCTAGATAATGCtttatgggcatttagaacTGCCTATAGGACTTCTACAGGGTTCACTCCCTTTAGGCTTGTGTATGGAAAAGGTTGTCATTTACCTGTGGAGCTAGAACATAAAGCATTATGGCCACTTAAATCATGTAACTTTGATTTGGATACCGCAGGTAGACAAAGGCAGTGGCAGATAAATGAGCTAGAGGAGTGGCGTCAACAAGCCTATGAAAATTCAACAATCTACAAGGCGAAGACCAAATAATGGCATGACAAGTGATTGAAAAATTGGAAGGAATTTAACGTAGGAGATAGTGTGTTATTATTTAACTCTCGTCTCCGTTTATTCCAGGAAAGCTGAAGAGTCGTTGGTCGGGGCCATTTACAGTGACACAAGGTTGAAGTGCATCATCCAGAAAAGGGAAATTTCAAGGTTAATGGGCAGAGGTTGAAGCATTACCTTGGAGGGTCACTGGATGTGGAGGAGCGGGTGAATTTGGTGCTCCATTTctgattcaaagaaaagaataaagtccAATTTTATGACTTTAAAGagctttgtttcttttaatttcgttttaattctttagttttcgttgtgaacttagtttgattagattttacaatttttttttggtaagttttatttatgttgagtgtatgagttgaggacttattggttatgcaggtgagaaagagtgagaaagtgctgggaatcgcaacttttgcattttctggagttcaacacgggcgtgtttgAGACCGTGTTCGTTAACACGGTCcgtgttctaattgaagaaaatcaaattaagatgaaCACGTTTACAGTAGGAAACAGGGGCATTTATGCCCGACCGTGTCCAAAACGCGTGACTTGATtctaagagggaaaggtgatgaaaagaaagaaagtaagtgagctaaacattttgacttgattcttatttcccaccttggactactgttcattgtttatcccttataatttttgtggcttgtgtgcatgtcatgtattacattgcagaacaccataggttcaactctgactaaatttacctacccctacctaatccccattacaacccttataaagacctcttgacatggttgttgactctccataagtggtaggagtaggatttaagagtaagcatatagtaagtaaggcagtagttgatgcattgagcgattaaacactacccctttaaacactgtgagtgatttagagtgaatctggtgaggagttggttctaaataattttgttgagatagtattttgtgaatcaatagcatcttggttgtgatacttgaattgattgcttcgtttctttctgtttgacttacacttgttaaggatatgtgtaAGAGCTTTCTAgtttgtctgtcagtttaactGTTGTctcttagtggtttattttccttattttacttttgattgcttgaggacaagcaatgagctaagtgtggggttatttgatgtgcgtaaaatacacacatctaaatggggtttttaagatcgattttatggatatttggatgtgaatcggtaccaacactcaccctatgcgtatgtttgtgtgcattaggtccaaaagaagtcaaagaatgaaaaaggaaagaattggagcataattggacgtcaaagccgcctaaacgagctaagtacgagcatgaggaagtcgaacatggccgtgttggtctcaacacCGGCCGTGTTCAGCA from Ricinus communis isolate WT05 ecotype wild-type chromosome 9, ASM1957865v1, whole genome shotgun sequence harbors:
- the LOC125371202 gene encoding uncharacterized protein LOC125371202 is translated as MKQSTYRYYFRLSHTRGEGDGAVHFEKIPIAPEDQEKTTFTYPYGTFAYRRMLRCVNGEEIIQILKHCHEGPVGGHQAANHTARKVMDAGFYWPTIFQDARAYVQYIMLAIEYFSKWPEAQALPTNDARVVVRFLKRLFFRFGTPRALISNRGTHFCNSQLEKVLKRYGVSQRFSIPYHPQTSGQVEVTNRGLKRILEKTVGASRKDWTIKLDNALWAFRTAYRTSTGFTPFRLVYGKGCHLPVELEHKALWPLKSCNFDLDTAGRQRQWQINELEEWRQQAYENSTIYKAKTK